ATATTAAAAGAATTTCATAAGAATACATTTTAGGGAAAAATTTTCTCAAAAAGCCTTTTTTTATTTAGCCTCATTTTTTATCACTTATTATATTTCTTTGATAACAGGCATTATTCTATAGAATTATTGGAACTACTAAGAAAGTGACTTTCAGCATTGGTATGGTTTTTTGGGGTTAATAATTGTCAGATTAACTTAAATTAAAAATTATATACATATGAAAAAGTCATTTTTTTTAGCTTCGGTAATCGCTATTAGTTTCTTTCTTTATGCCTGTGAACCAGGTGCGAATGATAGAAACGGTGCGCCTGGAGAAGATGAAACAACAACAACAAATGGTTACCAAGAGGAGCCTAATGGTGCAGTACGCGATAGGACAGATGAAGGTGTAATGCCTGGGGATACCGTGGAAAGATTTGAAGGCACAACGGGTGGATATGGCACCGAAGGCACAACGGGTGGATCTGGTACCCAAGGCACAACGGGTGGATCTGGTACCCAAGGCACAACTCAAGGAGGAGGAAGCGAAACTGAGGGTTATGGCACTCCGGAAGGTAGCCAGGGCACAACAGGAGGGCATAGTGGTCATGGTGGAGCCACAGGAGGAGCAACAGGTCAGGATACAATTGGTAGTCAAGGGACAACTGGAGGAAATAAATAATATTTGAATACGTAATCCAGGATTTTTATTTGTTAATATTAAAAGTCCTGGATTACTTATTAATAGATTATTGGTAAAAAACAATTGAATAGACGATTCATTGACTCAGTTGTGAAATGGAAAAAATCAGTACTTGCTTAAAAAACATTTTCACTTTAGAACTTCGCTCTCTTGCGCTTCTTCGCATTGGTATGGGAGCAGTAATTCTTCTGGATTTATGTATACGAATTACAGATCTCAGAGCCTTTTATTCAGATGAAGGAGTTCTTCCTCTTGAAACCCTTTTTTCATACATTTGGAGTTCCTGGGGTATTTCCATTTATACTATTTCCGGGCTTTGGCAAATTCAGGCGTTGCTTTTTATGGTGTCCGCCTTGTTTGCGTTTTTTTTACTTATAGGGTATAAAACTCAACTCTCCTGTGTTCTTTGTTGGTTTTTCATGCTCTCGTTGCATGCAAGAAACCCATTGATATTGCAAGCAGGGGATGATTTGCTTCGACTGGTTCTGTTTTGGGGTATGTTTCTTCCACTGGGTAACTATTATTCTCTTGATTCATTAACAAAACCAGCACCTTTAGCAAAGCAGGTTTTTAATGTAGCCACGGTGGGTTATTATATCCAGATTTTATCGGTATATTTTTTTGCTGCACTTTTAAAAACCTCCCCTGAATGGAGAAGCGAGGGAACGGCAATATACTATGCATTAAGTCTTGACCAAATGGTATTGCCCTTGGGAAAGTTAATTTATCCCTATCCAAATTTATTGAAATGGATGACACATATGGTATGGTATTTAGAATTGCTTGTTCCTTTTTTATTTTTGATGCCTTATAAAACCTCTTTCTTTCGTAAGGCAGGAATTCTAGGATTAATTTTCCTACACACAGGAATAGCACTTACTTTGTTTGTTGGATTGTTTTATATTATTGGAATAGTTACCCTGTTTGGAACAATTCCTAAGGATTGGGCAGTACGAATTGATAAGAAAATAGTGGGAATCAGGTTGTTTCCTTCCAGCATATTTGAGCAAGGGACTTATGGCATTGGCAAGTATTTTCACTTAAACCGGACTTTAAAAACCCCTTTGAATATGCCTGCCAAAATATTTTTGGTTCCGCGTAATTTTGTATTATCTTCTGTAATTGCCTATACTTTGTTACTAAATTGGCAAACAACAGAATATACTATTAATTATTTGTATCGCTACGATATTGATTTTATTGGACAATTTTTAAGGATAAATCAAAAATGGGGGATGTTTTCACCTGCTGTATTTAAGGAAGATGGATGGTATGTTTTAGCAGCCACAACATATAGTGGACATGTTATTGATATTGGAAGGAAAGGAAAAGCA
This Bacteroidota bacterium DNA region includes the following protein-coding sequences:
- a CDS encoding HTTM domain-containing protein; translation: MEKISTCLKNIFTLELRSLALLRIGMGAVILLDLCIRITDLRAFYSDEGVLPLETLFSYIWSSWGISIYTISGLWQIQALLFMVSALFAFFLLIGYKTQLSCVLCWFFMLSLHARNPLILQAGDDLLRLVLFWGMFLPLGNYYSLDSLTKPAPLAKQVFNVATVGYYIQILSVYFFAALLKTSPEWRSEGTAIYYALSLDQMVLPLGKLIYPYPNLLKWMTHMVWYLELLVPFLFLMPYKTSFFRKAGILGLIFLHTGIALTLFVGLFYIIGIVTLFGTIPKDWAVRIDKKIVGIRLFPSSIFEQGTYGIGKYFHLNRTLKTPLNMPAKIFLVPRNFVLSSVIAYTLLLNWQTTEYTINYLYRYDIDFIGQFLRINQKWGMFSPAVFKEDGWYVLAATTYSGHVIDIGRKGKAVDYKKPKSVVAIIKNDRWRKFMENSIAERYSYMGPLYCKFMFKKWNDANPKNRIKDLRIIYVMETTGANYRNEEPVHIELAFISD